The following proteins are co-located in the Triticum aestivum cultivar Chinese Spring chromosome 1A, IWGSC CS RefSeq v2.1, whole genome shotgun sequence genome:
- the LOC123188296 gene encoding glycine-rich protein A3 — MGGGNDGHGYPPGGQGGYPPAGYPPQQGGYPPQQGYPPAPGAYPPAPGAYPPAPGAYPPAPGAGGPDGEKGLLSNIMHGVAGAHGGGHGYPSGGHGYPSGGHGYPPQQGYPPQHGYPPQQHGYPPQQHGYPPAGYPGSSGHSGSHGGGGMGMGGMLAGGAAAAAAAYGAHKISHGSHGGGGHMMGGMMGGHGGYGGGYGHHGGKFKHGKHGHGKFKHGKHGKHGMFGGGGKFKKWK, encoded by the exons ATGGGAGGAGGCAACGATGGTCATGGGTACCCACCCGGTGGCCAGGGGGGATACCCTCCGGCAGGGTACCCGCCGCAGCAGGGAGGTTACCCTCCACAGCAAGGATACCCGCCTGCACCTGGAGCTTACCCACCTGCACCTGGGGCATACCCTCCAGCACCTGGGGCTTACCCTCCTGCACCTGGAGCGGGAGGCCCTGATGGGGAGAAGGGGCTCCTCTCCAACATCATGCACGGCGTTGCCGGTGCTCATGGTGGTGGTCATGGGTACCCGTCTGGTGGTCATGGGTACCCATCTGGTGGCCATGGATACCCTCCACAACAAGGGTACCCTCCTCAGCATGGCTACCCCCCGCAGCAGCATGGCTACCCTCCACAGCAGCATGGCTATCCCCCTGCCGGCTACCCTGGCTCATCCG GTCACAGTGGTAGCCATGGAGGAGGAGGCATGGGCATGGGCGGCATGCTGGCTGGAGGCgcagcagctgccgccgccgcctacgGAGCACACAAGATCTCTCACGGCAGCCACGGTGGAGGTGGACACATGATGGGAGGCATGATGGGCGGCCATGGAGGCTACGGCGGCGGGTACGGCCACCACGGCGGCAAGTTCAAGCACGGGAAGCACGGGCACGGCAAGTTCAAGCACGGCAAGCATGGGAAGCACGGCAtgttcggcggcggcggcaagtTCAAGAAGTGGAAGTAA